Part of the Pseudoliparis swirei isolate HS2019 ecotype Mariana Trench chromosome 18, NWPU_hadal_v1, whole genome shotgun sequence genome is shown below.
GTTTAGTTGTGTAtggggtttttaaatttttttgggttaTTGTAGTTGGGGTTTGGACATGTGTATGTCTTTGGGAGTACAATACTGGTTAAGGGTTTGGTAAGGTGGGGGAATGAGACAGGTTGTAGTAATTGTAAGTAATGTATTTTAAGTTATGTAATGTGTCCCAGTATATGTAATTGTAGTAATAGTAATGTAGTTAGTAATTGTAGTAATGTGTATGTAATTTTTTAGTAATGAGATGTTTTGTAGATTTTAATTGTAATTGTAGaagttttgtagttttggtcaTTTGTAATAGTAAGTATTGAAATTGTGTAAAGTCCCGTAGTGTAATTTAGTAATGTAGTTAGTTTTGTGAAATGAGTTTTTTGGGTACAGTGTATAGAATTGTAGTTAGTACATTGTAGTACATGTAGAAAGTAATTGTGTACATGGTATGAATTAGGTACAAGTCCCGAAAAAAAGgtacatgtgtatgtacatgtaggCAATTTAGTACagtgtatgtacatgtgaatGTAGTAATTTGTAGTACAGTTTTAGTACATGGTATTGGGTAATGTAGTAATGTGACCGTAATGTGTAAAAAAGGGAAACCAGTGTATTGTAATGGTATAGTAATGGTTACATGTAGTCAGAGTGTTTTTGGTAATGTGTATGTAATGTAGTAATGTGTAGTAATGTGTACTAGTAATGTATTTAATAAGTACAGTAGAAATGACTGGTACATGTAGTTTAGTACTGTAGTCATTGTAAtgagttagtaatgtgtaatGTAGCGTAATGAGTACAgtaatgaaaaatgtagaattgTGTATTGGGTAATGTGTACATGAGTAAAGTAAGTGTACTGTGAAATGTATTTTGTACATGTGTTGTAGGCCTCGTGCAGATCGCCTAGCCTCATACAGTCAGGGTTTCCAGTAATCAGATTTGACTCAGACACGTAGACAAAACATTCTTtccccttttctcttctttactCGAACTGCCCACGTGTCTCGGCTTACATCTAGTCTTCACCCCCTTTCTCTTTTCCCTCTTCTCCCCCTTACTGGGAAACTGTCACGTGTCTGGGCTTACATCTTCAGGGCccctttcatcttcttctcttcctttacGGGGGACATCGGTCAGGGGTTTTCTGGGGACTTCCCATCGTCTCGATCCCAGACACGAGCGACTCGGCCCAGCCGGCACGTGTACTAGCCACTAGCATCGTAGTTGATACCGCCATGTGTACCTTTCCCCGACATCGGTCTCTAGACTAGTCTCGTAGTCCAGACCGAGCACGTGCCCAGACATCGTGTTCTAGCCCATAATGTAGACATCGGtctagtctctgtctgtgtgtactaAAAGTCCAGTCTCGGTACTGAGTCTAGTCTCGTGTACTGAGTCTAGTCTCGTGTACCAGTCTCCAGTCTCGTGTACTAGTCTCAGTCTCGTGTACTAGTTCTTCCAGAAATCGTGTACTGAGTCTAGAAATCTGTCCGTGTACTAGTCTCAGTACATCTTTACTGAGtctagtctctgtctgtgtacTGAGTCTAGTCTCTGGTTCGGTGTACCAGTCTCAGTCTCGGTTCGGCAtctagtctctgtctgtgtacTGAGTCAGTCTCTGTCTTTTACTGAGTCCAGTCTCGGTCTGGTACTGAGTCTCAGTCTCGGCCTTTACCAGAAACCACGGCCTCTCGGTCTCCCTCTCGGTTTTGACGGATTCTGACGAACTTCGACGAGAAACGGGAGCTATCTGTGTTGCTGTTCACGAGAGGAATCCTGATTATGGCTCCTTCAGGAGACGGCGCTGGTGGTCCTTCACCTGGAGCATACTGAGGCTTCAAGGGACACTGAAACACCTGgagacaggtcacatgacacacgggTCACGTGACTCACCTCCTCGGTCATGGTGGCGGAGAACAACATGGTCTGTCTGTTGTAGGAACACAACCTGATGACCTCCTTCATCTGCTCCTCGAAGTACTCGTCCAGCATCCTGAGAGGAGCACAGAGCCTAAGGTGGAGCCCCGTCACCGAAGAGGGGTCCGGTTTACCTGTCGGCCTCGTCCAGGATCAGGATCTCGATGTGGGTCAGCTCGAAGCTCGGCGTGTTGTGGAGATGGTCGATCAGTCGGCCGGGTGTGGCGATCAGGATGTCCGGGCCGCCCCTCAGAGCCGCCTCCTGAGACTTCAGGTCCAACCCACCTGGACACACCACGAGACCCGGGTCACCACGAGACCCGGGTCACCCCGAGGACCCGGGTCACCACGAGGACCCCGGTCACCCCGAGTCCAGCACGGCTCAGGACTCTCTAAAGACGTCCCGGCTAACGGTCCTTACCGACGGTCAGGCaggtggtgatggaggtgaaCTGGGCCAGCTGGCGGGCCACCGAGTGGACCTGGATCCCcagctctctggtggggaccAGAATCAGGACCCGGGTCACCTGGCCCGTCCTGGGCTTGTAGATCAGACGCTCCAACACCGGCAGCATGAAGGCCGCCGTCTTccctgaggagaggagtgatgtcattaATCCACCGGCTCGGGGGTTATCTATTGGTCCGGGTAGGACCCGGCGGTCTAGTAGAATTAGTGGTACCGGTCCCGGTGGCGGCGCAGGCGCACAGGTCTTTTCCCAGCAGGCCGATGGGCACGCAGGCCTTCTGGATGGGAGTCGGCAGCTTGAAGCCCAGAGCGGTGATGGcctgagggagacagaggggctCAGCGGAGCTACAAGCTAACGGCGGCTAACGGCTAACAGGCCGCTGGGTCCTAAAGGGTGtggtctctctcctgaccagcagggggagacagagagatggagagagaggcagagaaaagAGACAAAGATGGACGGATAGACAGGGAGActaagacaaaaagaaagagacagatggagaaggatggagagagagacaaaaagacggagagagatagatggagaagaacggagagagagagacagaacagagaGACGAAGACAACTCCTCCCTGGACACGGCGTTACCTTCCAGGATCATGGTGGGGACGGAGTTCATGCCCGAGAAGGTCAGCTGGTCGTCAGATAGAGAAGCGCTGTCAAGAACCCACTCCggagcctgagagagagagagagcgccacGCGCCCGTTACCACGGCgaccaaacacaaaaacagttcaACGAGAGGAAGTccgcgcctcctcttcctcacctcgtCTCccgtgttcctcctcttcccccgccGCTCTTTGAGCCTCAAGGTGtctgagagacaggaagtggttatCACCTCAAATCTTCAGCTTCCTATCAGATGTCAGAATAAAAGCCTCTGCTGGACTCACCGGATTTGGTCAGCACCTCCTCATCGCCCGAGTCaaactcatcatcatcatcagcagccTCTCCGTCAGGAGGCTTAACATCCTGCTCttcatcgtcttcttcttcctcctcctcctcctcctcctcctccttcttcttcttcttctaaggtTCCTTTACTGAGTGAACCTTCAGCCAATGGAGTGGAGCTCTCAGGCGTTTTCTCCTGCAGATGAAAATAAAACTCCACCTTTAAAAACATGCAGGAACCTGAAGCGTGGAACCGGCCAGACAGGACGGAGAACGTCAGCGTGGACTCACCTCcgctttcctcttctttctgatTTTGTCTATTTTCTGGTCCAGAGTGGTTGCGGTTCTCTGCAAATGaagaacacaaatataaaaaaacactgttggagaacgttagaggaacccaAAGACTTCTGGAGAACATTAGAGGACCTAAAGACTTCTGGAGAACGTGAGAGGACCTAAAGACTTCTGGAGAACATTAGAGGACCTAAAGACTTCTGGAGAACATTAGAGGACCTAAAGACTTCTGGAGAACATTAGAGGAACCTAAAGACTTCTGGAGAACATTAGAGGACCTAAAGACTTCTGGAGAACGTTAGAGGACCTAAAGACTTCTGGAGAACATTAGAGGACCTAAAGACTTCTGGAGAACGTTAGAGGACCTAAAGACTTCTGGAGAACGTGAGAGGAACCTAAAGACTTCTGGAGAACGTTAGAGGACCTAAAGACTTCTGGAGAACATTAGAGGACCTAAAGACTTCTGGAGAACGTTAGAGGACCTAAAGACTTCTGGAGAACATTAGAGGACCCAGACTTCTAGAATTGGAATAGAGGACCCAAAGTCTTCTGGAGAATGTTAGAGGGACCCAAAGACTTCTGGAGAACGATTAGAGGAACCTAAAGACTTTGGAGAACGTTAGAGGACCTAAAGACTTCTGGAGAACATTAGAGGAACCTAAAGACTTCTGGAGAACGTTGGAGGACCTAAAGACTTCTTGAGAACATTAGAGGTACCTAAAGACTTCTGGAGAACATTAGAGGTACCTAAAGACTTCTGGAGAACATTAGAGGACCTAAAGACTTCTGGAGAACATTAGAGGAACCTAAAGACTTCTGGAGAACGTTGGAGGACCTAAAGACTTCTTGAGAACATTAGAGGTACCTAAAGACTTCTGGAGAACATTAGAGGAACCTAAAGACTTCTGGAGAACGTTAGAGGACCTAAAGACTTCTGGAGAACATTAGAGGAACCTAAAGACTTCTGGAGAACATTAGAGGACCGAAAGACTTCTGGAGAACATTAGAGGAACCTAAAGACTACAGAGACATTAGGGACCTAAAGACTTCTGGAGACATTGGGGGCCTGAACTACAGAGCGTTAAGGACCTAAAGAAGACTTCTGGAGAACATTAGAAGACACAAGACTTCTGGAGAACATTAGAGGACCTAAGACTTCTGGAAACGTTAGAGGACCTAAAGACTAGAACATTAGAGGACCTAAAGACTTCTGGAGAACATTGGAGACCTAAAGACTTCTAGAACATTAGAGGACCTAAAGACTTCTGGAGACATTAGAGACCTAAGACTACAGGAAACGTTAGAGACCTACAAAACTTCTGGAGAACGTGGAGACGAAAGACTCCTGGAGAACATTAGAGGAACCTAAAGACTTCTGGAGAACATTAGAGGACCTAAAGACTTCTGGAAACGTTAGAGGACCTGAACTTCTGGAGAGACATTGAGGACCCTAGGAGACTTCTGGAGAGCGTTGGAGGACCAAAGACTTCTGGAGAACATTAGAGGACCTAAGACTTCTGGAGAGCGTTAGAGACCTAAAGACTTCTGGAGAACATTAGGAGACCTAAAGACTTCTGGAGAGCGTTAGAGGACCTAAAGACTTCTGGAAACGTGAAGACCTAAGACTtctgggagggaggaggcgttgGGACCTAAAGACTGGAGAGCAGAGGACCTAAAGACTTCAGGAGAGCGTGAGAGGAGACCTAAAGACTACAGGAGAACATTAGAGACCTAAAGACTTCCtgagagagagcgtgagagGACCTAAAGACTTCTGGAGAGCGTGAGAGGAACCTAAAGACTTCTGGAGAAACGTTAGAGACCTAAAGACTGGAGAGCATGAGACCCTAAAGACTTCTGGAGACATTAGAACCTAAGACTTCTGGAAGGCGTTAGAGGACCTAAGACTTCTGGAGGTGATGAGACCTAAAGACTTCTGGAGACATTAGGACCTGAGCTTCTGGAGGCGATTGGGACCTAAAGACTGGAGAACTGGGGGACTAAAGACTTCTGGAGGAACATTAGGACCTAAAATTCTGGAGACATTAGAGGGACCTAAAGACTTCTGGAGAACATTAGGACCTAAAGACTGGAGAACTTTAGAGGACCTAAAGACTTCTGGAGAACGTTAGAGGACCGAAGCACTGCCGGAGATGTGACCCGATGGTTCCTCTGGGTT
Proteins encoded:
- the ddx27 gene encoding probable ATP-dependent RNA helicase DDX27 translates to MNSVPTMILEACSSAEPLCLPQAITALGFKLPTPIQKACVPIGLLGKDLCACAATGTGKTAAFMLPVLERLIYKPRTGQVTRVLILVPTRELGIQVHSVARQLAQFTSITTCLTVGGLDLKSQEAALRGGPDILIATPGRLIDHLHNTPSFELTHIEILILDEADRMLDEYFEEQMKEVIRLCSYNRQTMLFSATMTEEVSHFVRIRQNREGDREAVVSGKGRD